gcggggggatcggggtgtttagtgtgcctggcatgttctattgtgtgtgtgtgtgtgtgtgtgtgtgtgtgtgtgttgtgcactcacatacctgtcttctctcctcgggccggaacggaaattaccgagccgaggagagatgacatcatttcctttgctgctgtttagcatacagcagcaaaggaatgatgtgattggccggcggcgatcgcgagggggggccacgaacggatggcctccccctcacctctgatcgccgctggacaaaagacgaccgcctcgggcaccgggggggggtccgatcggaccccccacccgcggaaggcaaatctgTCCTGTCAccttgcctgtccgtgccaccttgccgacgtaaattggcgtgaggcggtcgtcaagtggttaatacacatttttacctggggtgcccaaactttcgatccccactgtatactgtttaACAAGTGCACTTTGtgtttaggagattttctcttcctggttaacactgcagtgaagcctgggcatacagccaagacagctgattggaggaaaggcacacatctcCTTATAGGTAGAGACTTGGAGCTCTGTTTGTTAAATTGTCAGGGCtcagctaatctatttatagcatcctccccaacacaaaactctggctgcttttatcatatgtgatggagaacttgtcaggagttatcaggctgataatagAAGAACtgagacagctacaggacataggGATTTGAAAagctcagcccagcccagctcagATTTCATCAATCGGGTTTACAATCCACTTTAAGGAAACGGTGATCATTACCTTTTACATCTTGTAAAGAAAATAAACCTGTATCTGTGTGATTGCGCTATGTGGCAGATCCACCCAATCAGTTTCCCAGAGTAATAAACAAATATAGGAAGATCTCTCACCACCCAATGTTCCCAGAATTCAGATCATCTAACTTCAGCAAATGACACCTttggccgtttcttcagagcacatgatgtcactggctgcatgtatagtaaatatctcctaaatggtgcatgtttaggagatatttacactacctatagtttAAAAGTCAGAGATtgaagtttactcccactttaaagtaaaaaatatattgcattaaGTTTTTGTTCACGGATCATTTTGACCAGGCTTTCAACTCCAATTCCTGGCACATATAGGTCATAATAAGTCTGTAATATCATGACCTTTAGCCTTCAGAAATATTGACACAGTTTGGCATTGCCCAAAAGGCGTTGGAAATATTGCACATGATGGTGTAATACTGCAGCTGCACCTCACTCCCAAAGCTATCCTTGTGGAGCCTGTGCTGATACCACCATATCAGTGAAGCCCATATGTTTCTAACTAGACGGTCAGGCTAAATTGTTACTTGGGCATTTGCACATATCTGTAGCTGCAGGTGTTATGAAGTTTGAAGATGAATTTCCTTATAACAGGCACTAAAATCACAGCTCCAATCCCCTTAATTTTCAATAGAAACAGAAACTTGGCAGCTCACCAGTCCAACATCAGGTACTTTTAAGAAACTGGCTTTAGTCACTGTTGTGCAGCTAGAAAGGTCAGTGATGGCTAATGTTTTGCTGCTTGTTAGGAATAGGTAAaaaatttaaagtggaattccagtcctACCCTAACTAAGCCTAAACTTACTCCCACCCCATTCTAAAAATATATTATCTACCTTGTAAAAGAAAAGACGCCTATACTTCTGAATCccctctggtctggtcacatgatcaggtaCCAGCATTGGCTTCATTATAGAGGAGAGGCAGTAACAACGGCTGCAGAGCCTGGGCTAtggcatcacccataggcttactatggggcagctgttgtctgtccctcctctacactgaagccagctCTGGTCATGTGACAAGAGCAGCTTCAGAAAAGGCATGTATagtaattttattaataataatataatatattctagggtagatagaatagtcttagcATTGGGGTTGGGAGGAGGTTTACCCTTAGGTTTTGATTGGAATTATACTTTAAAGTGAACCCGTGCCTAGACTAaggacattaaagtgattgtaaagtctctttgttatttaaaaaagaaaaaaaaaaaaaaaaaattctacttaccacctctgtgcagtggatttgcacagaggaggtaagcccagatcctcctcttctcgggtccctcttctgctctcctggcccctccctctggtgagtgccccttcagccagcagcttgctacagggtcacccaagccgagtcagagctccatgtatccattcagacacggagccccgacccttcccctctctcccctgattggctgactgattttgattgacaactGCAGGAGCAAATGGCAcagctgctgtatctcagccaatcgggaggtgTGCTTTGGACAGCTAAGACAATCGTGGACATTTctgcagagagaaggggctcaggtataTGATTAGGgggttgctggggaggctgctgcacacaggttttttttttttttatcttaatgcatagaatgcattaagataaaaaaccttttgtctttACAACGCCTTTAAATCTGACCATCCTGATTTAGCAATATGAGGAGCATGATACTTTAATTGTTGCATAGATCAAATGATATGGTTCCTGAACACAAATTCAGCCTTACATCAGTTATGGGCCATACACTCATGGGTCATTAGATCTTTTATGCCTTGGTCAAGCTACTAACTACTTTCTTTTCTTCTAATAGTTCTTTTCGCGACTAACGGAGAGATTTGTGTATGGAGTAGATGTTTTGGTGGACACGTTATGGAGAATATGGACAGACTTGCTTGATGTACTGGGAATTGATGGTGAGTTATGTGAAGCATGCCTGTAAGCATCATTAACATCATACTGTAGATAAGAGGTGTCAGATATTATTGCAACATTTTGTCCTGCCTTGGTGGACTGAAAGCATTCTATTACCGCTGCCTAAAAGTAAATCTACCGCTGTAGAAACGGCATAGTTGACCTTATCAGGAAAGGGTGTgttcaagcacttttttttttttttttcagcctacctGTAGTCCAGTCTTTGCATGGAACTCATTTGGGCTAAACTGCTAAAATATTTTAGACTTCTCGCACAAAaaagtgtgaatattcacttcaattatctaatcatgtgcatgTGAATTTTCAAATGAtttgataattgaagtgaatattcagtCAAGTTATTATATGAAGACTCTCACCTGCTTTGGTAAATAAGCTCCTGTAGAAATCCACAGCCTGAAAAACATCCAGAACAAACAGGTCAATGGGACTTGCTTGCATGGTCAGAGGTTTATTAAAATGAATAAGATGCGCTAACAATCAGGCATTAAAGTAAGCAACCCTTGTGCATTTCGCATGCTAGGTGCTTGCTCGGGTCATTTGCAGCTTACCATCCATCTTTCTGTGCAGAGCTGGGAGGCAAGACATCTGAATTCATGGCTCTTTGCCACATGTGTCCCATTGGCTAGATTTCCCTTTGCTATCTGTCCCATAGCAGGAAGTGAGAGCAAGTCCCTCCACAATAAGGGAAATCCCTGTCCCAGGATGTAATTTTTTAATTTGTGGTTTTGTACATTTAAAGGAAATTCTTTGTTGTATTTACAATGGTGCTTCATCATACCAGCCTGAaggtttaaagcagttgtaaaccgctggactttttttaaaatttttatttatttttatgtattttttttgcccCGCAAGGTAAagccacaatgtgctagtatgcatcacatactagcacattatgttaaacgtgCCTTAAAACGAAGCCTTCCCATGCCAAGATGTCAGAGTGCCCCCATTGGGGGGGCACTACTCCTATTCCTGGGACAGATCATctggtattttctttcacttttactctCTGCGATCAGTCACAAAgataaatggagagggtgaatctacttCATGGGCACTTTCAAAGGGTCCGAAGTGCTTAAAATTGCCTGTGAGTGAATTCCTTGATGTAAGTAGTAGTATCAAGTAAGATTCCAATTGATAGTATAGATTGGTTACTGTATGGGCATCTGAAGAACATGTACAATTGGATTTGAGCCTTTAAGAGAGCACAGTATACAACAAGCTTTTATAAAACATTTGAAAAGCTTTCACCAAGTcttaagtacagtgccttgcaaaggtattcaccccccttggctttttacctattttgttacattacagccttttgttcaatgtttttattaatcagaattatatgtgatggatcagaacacaatagtgtaagttggtgaagtaaaattagaaaaatatatatataactatttttcagaaataaaaaaactgatgattggcatgtgcgtatgtattcaccccctttgttatgaagaccataaaaagctctggtgcaaccaattaccttcagaagtcacataattagtgaaatgatgtccacctgtgtgcaatctaagtgtcacatgatctgtcattacatatatcgCCTCTGGGCTGCATTGCAGTGGAAATTGGGTCCAAATAAACAATTGTATTCTATATATGCCATTGCAGTGACTGGCTTTTCCAGTGTGAAAATAAGCCATTTTACTGCAGTAGAGTGAATGAGCCACTGCAGTGTTAATAAAGAGCAGAGTAAATGGCTGGGCTGCAGAGAATGTGCAAGGTGAATGATGGTCACAGGGTAGTTCCAGAATAGAAAAAGCTAAAAGGTAAGCTGTAATGGAAAGGGTGCCTGTAGCATATCCAGCGCTGAGATTCCGAGGCTGTGGTGAGGTTTGCTGTGGGGAGAGCAGAGATCATAAGAAAAACAGAAGAGATAAGGTGAATGAGGAGATGGGCAGGAAGATTGGTGTAAGGAGAGTCTAATTGCAGGATTGTactgggagaaatgagcagacagagggatgGGGAATGAAGGAGGTGAAATGATCAGAGAAGTAAAGTAACTTATCTTAAACACTGGGAAGGAGAGCAAGACATGCAGTTAACATAGTTGAAGTGGCTAGAACAGAGGAGGAGAAGAATAACAGCCACTTCAGTCTGCCAGGCAGGAGAATCATCTGATGCTCCCAGCACCCCCTTTTCACACAAATAAACACTGCGCTCAGGATAAGTGCCCtatctgcccaccccttgtaccggcactGCATATTACTAAAGTTGAACTTGGCCTTTAAGTAGGCAAATTAGTCATATAGTTATTGTCAAGTTACCCAATGTATACTGAAGCTACTAAATCTGGTCTGGGCATGTAAGCTTCAATGATTTCTAGTCGTCTACTCTGTATGTAGTATTTAAAATGTAACCTAACacttattttatattgttttccaGCATCCCACTTTGCCCACTACTTTAGCCCAACAATGGTGGCCAGTAACCCCACCAGGGCACTTATGCTGGTGGTGGCTGTTCTTCTGGCTTACTGGTTTGCCTCTCTGTTCCTGGGATTTTTCTTCTACATCCTGCATGTGATATTTGGACGATTCTTCTGGCTGGTTCGAGTCTCCCTTTTTGGACTGTCCTGTGTGTATATCCTGCAGAAATATGAAGGAGAACCAGAGCATGCCATGTTGCCTCTTTGTTTTGTTGTGGCCATCTATTTCATGACTGGACCTGTCGGCCTTTATTGGAGAAGGAACAGTAATAACAACCTGGAAGAAAAAATTGATCACTTGGACAACCAAATAAGGTTGTTGAATATCCGTCTTGGAAGGGTCATAGAAAGTCTGGATAGAGCCAACGACCAATGATCTCCATGAGTTCCTCAGCCTACACCAGCTCCTTTTAGCACATAAACCACTCCTGTTTAGAAACAAATTCTTTGAAGTAATTTCTTGCAAAGAAAAATGCGTAATGTAAACTTGATTGGCCATGTGACAACCTCGGTgcccatattttttaaaaaaccaTTTGGTTTAgctttaaataaaacaaacaaaaacaagttAGTATTACAGGTTCTTAGTGCTGAAAGTTTACTAAGATTTTCATAATCCTTACAGTTTGTTTTGTTCTGACTTTTTTTGTAAGTCTTATTTGTCCTGAGGTAGCGATATTTGGCTCATTGTGTTCTCACCCAAACAGGTAACATGTGTAAGGTCACTCAGACAAACCTGATCACATGAGCTGCAAGCACAATAGAAGTAGGATTTTTTGTTTTCCTATTTTGGTTTACATGATCTTCAGTTTATGTGCATTTACATGCCTGTAAATTAGTTAACATTAGTTTTGCATAAATGCATGTGAACATGCAATTTACATACACTTAAAAGCCCTCAATGACATGGGCGCTGTGGCCATTTGTTCATGCTGTAACCACTGTCTGCATTCTTTAACCGCTCACATGCCCATACACACCTGTCAA
This window of the Aquarana catesbeiana isolate 2022-GZ linkage group LG01, ASM4218655v1, whole genome shotgun sequence genome carries:
- the BRI3BP gene encoding BRI3-binding protein yields the protein MARLPCLLTLMLLLSGALSAQATRNHRGHDKQNNSFRKAATGFYQTMSSVFGEENVRAVQKFFSRLTERFVYGVDVLVDTLWRIWTDLLDVLGIDASHFAHYFSPTMVASNPTRALMLVVAVLLAYWFASLFLGFFFYILHVIFGRFFWLVRVSLFGLSCVYILQKYEGEPEHAMLPLCFVVAIYFMTGPVGLYWRRNSNNNLEEKIDHLDNQIRLLNIRLGRVIESLDRANDQ